A region of the Terriglobales bacterium genome:
TGTGCGCGGTTTTCTTCGCCCTGGGTTACACCTTTGGACGAAGCTCAGCGCCCATCCCTAACACCACTCTCACCAGCGATCCCCAACTGGTGACCAATGCCTCCGCCGAGAAGCCATCGGCGGCGCAATCTCAGACTTCAGCACCGACCCCAACTCAGAACACAGCTCAGAACGTTCCTTCTCAGCAATCCGACCTGACGTTCTATAAATCAGTCGAAAACAAACCCGATGCCCAGTTGACTCCGCCGCCGGCGCAAGAAACCAAGCCGGCACAAACGCAGCCGGCACAACCCACAGCTACCACGGCCACGAAGCCAACTTCTGAGATGCCCAACGTTAAGGTGGGTGGCACAATCGCCGTACAGGTCGCAGCGGTCACCAAAGAAGAAGACGCCGACGCACTGGTCAGTGCCCTGCGCGGCAAAAATTATCCTGTCTTTGTCGTCTCCAATGTTCCCGGGGACAAGCTCTTTCACGTGCAGGTAGGCCCGTTCGCGGAATTGAAAGATGCGGAAACCGTGCGCGCGCGCCTTTCCAGCGACGGCTACAACCCCATCATCAAAAAGTAGCTCTAAATTCTTTTCCTTCCGCGACGATTTTCGGGTGTCTGACAAACCGTCATCCTACTGTCATGTTGAGCGGAGCGCCTTGGGCAATTCTGTAGCCTCGATCCTGTTGGGCGCGGAGTCGAAACATCCCGAGAATACGTACGAAAGAAATGCCGCAACAGGGAATTTTCTCCACGGTGTGTCCCGGAACGGCAGAGCGATTTCATCTCGGTCTGGTTCTGCCTGCGGATTTAAGTTACCTTCAGCCATCGTTGCACAAGATACTGGAATTTGGCGCCAAGCATGTTCGCCCGCAGCAGCATCGAGAAAATGCCTTGATGCGG
Encoded here:
- a CDS encoding SPOR domain-containing protein, with the protein product MGFEEQDEQTSQFSTGLSPWVKIFFGAVVLCAVFFALGYTFGRSSAPIPNTTLTSDPQLVTNASAEKPSAAQSQTSAPTPTQNTAQNVPSQQSDLTFYKSVENKPDAQLTPPPAQETKPAQTQPAQPTATTATKPTSEMPNVKVGGTIAVQVAAVTKEEDADALVSALRGKNYPVFVVSNVPGDKLFHVQVGPFAELKDAETVRARLSSDGYNPIIKK